From a single Nymphaea colorata isolate Beijing-Zhang1983 chromosome 4, ASM883128v2, whole genome shotgun sequence genomic region:
- the LOC116252193 gene encoding uncharacterized protein LOC116252193 isoform X2 → MISDPQFISLHASNSCSKSSHVFASVYLKGSRPFLWNASAAGIHSALESFLLQKGADIVGSCNGLVFCWNYDGLSSSIMILNPTNMDYISLPDPLKEMSLMCQEPFASYSIETSVGLAFDPCMGSTGFNYQVVLVEALVPNWQASYETPHGLKFQIYNSKTGAWSMSGETNSSHTLSDASPVYHKGVLFWLSIKAQILAFDVERQQSCLLELPSQIVEEKRNTSSANCDDEWFGALGGGLCYLRTGNTTVNVWTATADYKEAQWVLKYSLCLQSIVYNHLCLLNSLLNRHTCSSEMVCSKRSLDLKVCEMDMKFFHPLCLCGDNRVLLRAGDSILSYDIETETFVECCDFRNVNFFYVYPHCSNLVTFSLFKRN, encoded by the coding sequence ATGATCTCTGACCCTCAATTCATCTCCCTGCATGCTTCGAATTCATGCAGCAAAAGCTCTCATGTCTTTGCCTCCGTCTACCTCAAGGGCTCAAGACCGTTTCTTTGGAACGCCTCCGCAGCAGGCATCCATTCTGCTCTGGAGTCCTTCCTCCTGCAGAAGGGTGCTGATATTGTCGGTTCCTGCAACGGCCTTGTGTTCTGTTGGAACTATGATGGCCTCTCAAGCTCCATCATGATACTGAACCCCACCAACATGGACTACATTTCCCTTCCGGACCCGTTAAAAGAAATGTCATTGATGTGCCAAGAACCATTTGCCAGTTATTCCATTGAGACCAGCGTTGGCTTGGCCTTTGACCCTTGCATGGGATCCACCGGCTTCAATTACCAAGTTGTACTAGTTGAAGCCCTTGTTCCAAATTGGCAGGCTTCATATGAAACACCCCATGGCTTGAAGTTCCAAATTTACAATTCAAAAACTGGTGCATGGTCTATGTCAGGAGAAACTAATAGCAGCCACACTCTGTCTGATGCAAGCCCTGTGTATCATAAAGGAGTTCTATTTTGGCTTTCCATCAAGGCGCAGATTCTTGCTTTTGATGTAGAGAGACAGCAATCTTGCTTATTGGAGTTGCCATCACAAATTGTGGAAGAAAAGCGGAACACCAGCTCTGCAAATTGCGACGATGAATGGTTCGGAGCCTTAGGTGGAGGTCTCTGCTATTTGAGAACTGGCAATACTACAGTGAATGTGTGGACTGCCACTGCAGATTACAAGGAAGCCCAGTGGGTTCTGAAGTACAGTTTGTGCTTGCAGAGCATAGTCTACAATCACCTTTGTCTTTTGAATTCGCTACTGAACCGGCACACTTGTTCTAGTGAGATGGTGTGCTCGAAGAGAAGCTTGGACCTCAAAGTGTGTGAGATGGACATGAAGTTTTTCCATCCATTGTGTCTCTGTGGAGATAACAGAGTCCTTCTGAGGGCGGGGGACAGCATTCTTTCTTATGATATTGAGACAGAGACTTTCGTGGAGTGTTGCGATTTTCGTAATGTGAACTTTTTTTATGTCTACCCGCATTGCAGCAATCTTGTCACTTTTAGCCTTTTCAAGAGAAATTAA
- the LOC116252193 gene encoding uncharacterized protein LOC116252193 isoform X3, whose translation MGSRPFLWNASAAGIHSALESFLLQKGADIVGSCNGLVFCWNYDGLSSSIMILNPTNMDYISLPDPLKEMSLMCQEPFASYSIETSVGLAFDPCMGSTGFNYQVVLVEALVPNWQASYETPHGLKFQIYNSKTGAWSMSGETNSSHTLSDASPVYHKGVLFWLSIKAQILAFDVERQQSCLLELPSQIVEEKRNTSSANCDDEWFGALGGGLCYLRTGNTTVNVWTATADYKEAQWVLKYSLCLQSIVYNHLCLLNSLLNRHTCSSEMVCSKRSLDLKVCEMDMKFFHPLCLCGDNRVLLRAGDSILSYDIETETFVECCDFRNVNFFYVYPHCSNLVTFSLFKRN comes from the exons ATG GGCTCAAGACCGTTTCTTTGGAACGCCTCCGCAGCAGGCATCCATTCTGCTCTGGAGTCCTTCCTCCTGCAGAAGGGTGCTGATATTGTCGGTTCCTGCAACGGCCTTGTGTTCTGTTGGAACTATGATGGCCTCTCAAGCTCCATCATGATACTGAACCCCACCAACATGGACTACATTTCCCTTCCGGACCCGTTAAAAGAAATGTCATTGATGTGCCAAGAACCATTTGCCAGTTATTCCATTGAGACCAGCGTTGGCTTGGCCTTTGACCCTTGCATGGGATCCACCGGCTTCAATTACCAAGTTGTACTAGTTGAAGCCCTTGTTCCAAATTGGCAGGCTTCATATGAAACACCCCATGGCTTGAAGTTCCAAATTTACAATTCAAAAACTGGTGCATGGTCTATGTCAGGAGAAACTAATAGCAGCCACACTCTGTCTGATGCAAGCCCTGTGTATCATAAAGGAGTTCTATTTTGGCTTTCCATCAAGGCGCAGATTCTTGCTTTTGATGTAGAGAGACAGCAATCTTGCTTATTGGAGTTGCCATCACAAATTGTGGAAGAAAAGCGGAACACCAGCTCTGCAAATTGCGACGATGAATGGTTCGGAGCCTTAGGTGGAGGTCTCTGCTATTTGAGAACTGGCAATACTACAGTGAATGTGTGGACTGCCACTGCAGATTACAAGGAAGCCCAGTGGGTTCTGAAGTACAGTTTGTGCTTGCAGAGCATAGTCTACAATCACCTTTGTCTTTTGAATTCGCTACTGAACCGGCACACTTGTTCTAGTGAGATGGTGTGCTCGAAGAGAAGCTTGGACCTCAAAGTGTGTGAGATGGACATGAAGTTTTTCCATCCATTGTGTCTCTGTGGAGATAACAGAGTCCTTCTGAGGGCGGGGGACAGCATTCTTTCTTATGATATTGAGACAGAGACTTTCGTGGAGTGTTGCGATTTTCGTAATGTGAACTTTTTTTATGTCTACCCGCATTGCAGCAATCTTGTCACTTTTAGCCTTTTCAAGAGAAATTAA
- the LOC116252193 gene encoding putative F-box protein At2g02030 isoform X1: MVEAHHLNEDIYQNILSRLPAKSLLQYRTVSKQWRAMISDPQFISLHASNSCSKSSHVFASVYLKGSRPFLWNASAAGIHSALESFLLQKGADIVGSCNGLVFCWNYDGLSSSIMILNPTNMDYISLPDPLKEMSLMCQEPFASYSIETSVGLAFDPCMGSTGFNYQVVLVEALVPNWQASYETPHGLKFQIYNSKTGAWSMSGETNSSHTLSDASPVYHKGVLFWLSIKAQILAFDVERQQSCLLELPSQIVEEKRNTSSANCDDEWFGALGGGLCYLRTGNTTVNVWTATADYKEAQWVLKYSLCLQSIVYNHLCLLNSLLNRHTCSSEMVCSKRSLDLKVCEMDMKFFHPLCLCGDNRVLLRAGDSILSYDIETETFVECCDFRNVNFFYVYPHCSNLVTFSLFKRN, from the coding sequence ATGGTAGAAGCCCATCACCTCAACGAGGATATTTACCAAAACATCCTGTCCAGATTGCCTGCAAAATCACTACTGCAGTACAGGACTGTCTCCAAGCAATGGAGGGCCATGATCTCTGACCCTCAATTCATCTCCCTGCATGCTTCGAATTCATGCAGCAAAAGCTCTCATGTCTTTGCCTCCGTCTACCTCAAGGGCTCAAGACCGTTTCTTTGGAACGCCTCCGCAGCAGGCATCCATTCTGCTCTGGAGTCCTTCCTCCTGCAGAAGGGTGCTGATATTGTCGGTTCCTGCAACGGCCTTGTGTTCTGTTGGAACTATGATGGCCTCTCAAGCTCCATCATGATACTGAACCCCACCAACATGGACTACATTTCCCTTCCGGACCCGTTAAAAGAAATGTCATTGATGTGCCAAGAACCATTTGCCAGTTATTCCATTGAGACCAGCGTTGGCTTGGCCTTTGACCCTTGCATGGGATCCACCGGCTTCAATTACCAAGTTGTACTAGTTGAAGCCCTTGTTCCAAATTGGCAGGCTTCATATGAAACACCCCATGGCTTGAAGTTCCAAATTTACAATTCAAAAACTGGTGCATGGTCTATGTCAGGAGAAACTAATAGCAGCCACACTCTGTCTGATGCAAGCCCTGTGTATCATAAAGGAGTTCTATTTTGGCTTTCCATCAAGGCGCAGATTCTTGCTTTTGATGTAGAGAGACAGCAATCTTGCTTATTGGAGTTGCCATCACAAATTGTGGAAGAAAAGCGGAACACCAGCTCTGCAAATTGCGACGATGAATGGTTCGGAGCCTTAGGTGGAGGTCTCTGCTATTTGAGAACTGGCAATACTACAGTGAATGTGTGGACTGCCACTGCAGATTACAAGGAAGCCCAGTGGGTTCTGAAGTACAGTTTGTGCTTGCAGAGCATAGTCTACAATCACCTTTGTCTTTTGAATTCGCTACTGAACCGGCACACTTGTTCTAGTGAGATGGTGTGCTCGAAGAGAAGCTTGGACCTCAAAGTGTGTGAGATGGACATGAAGTTTTTCCATCCATTGTGTCTCTGTGGAGATAACAGAGTCCTTCTGAGGGCGGGGGACAGCATTCTTTCTTATGATATTGAGACAGAGACTTTCGTGGAGTGTTGCGATTTTCGTAATGTGAACTTTTTTTATGTCTACCCGCATTGCAGCAATCTTGTCACTTTTAGCCTTTTCAAGAGAAATTAA